A part of Phoenix dactylifera cultivar Barhee BC4 chromosome 2, palm_55x_up_171113_PBpolish2nd_filt_p, whole genome shotgun sequence genomic DNA contains:
- the LOC113463663 gene encoding F-box protein PP2-B11-like, whose amino-acid sequence LPKECLCHLISSTSPHDVCRLLAVSTTLSAAMSDDVWKRFFSVDYQSILSRAINLVEYVPRGSSTSASATPSSSRTALTFCVRSFALEKSSGAKCYMLSARKLSFAVYGLTMNSISLPNSRSVPPFLELFDLMVGWLIKFSFHRRMDCDYTLSLGFPYQETTVTLGAHVSKQTICLRPDELDTQGSKRFYRCFMSRLGIVIDGVRAPCEREDAWKEIEMGEFYSNEGEDAELEMSLTQMDNEATKRGIIIQGIQIRPKK is encoded by the exons CTACCAAAGGAATGCTTGTGTCACTTGATCTCCTCCACATCACCTCATGATGTGTGCCGGTTGTTGGCGGTGTCCACCACCTTGTCGGCAGCAATGTCTGATGACGTCTGGAAGCGGTTCTTTTCGGTCGATTACCAGTCGATTCTATCACGAGCCATCAATCTGGTGGAGTACGTGCCAAGGGGGAGCTCTACTTCCGCTTCTGCAACCCCATCCTCATCGAGAACGGCT CTGACTTTTTGTGTGCGGAGCTTTGCACTGGAGAAATCAAGTGGTGCAAAATGCTACATGCTGTCTGCAAGGAAGCTGTCATTTGCAGTGTATGGTTTGACAATGAATTCTATTTCTCTACCCAATTCCAGGTCTGTGCCTCCTTTCCTGGAACTATTTGATTTGATGGTTGGTTGGTTGATTAAATTTTCCTTCCATAGGAGAATGGAC TGTGATTATACATTGTCTCTTGGCTTTCCCTATCAGGAGACAACTGTGACACTGGGAGCCCATGTCTCCAAGCAAACCATTTGTCTACGACCTGATGAGCTTGATACACAGGGGAGCAAACGATTTTATCGATGTTTCATGAGCCGTCTTGGCATCGTGATCGATGGTGTTAGAGCACCTTGTGAAAGGGAAGATGCTTGGAAGGAGATAGAGATGGGAGAGTTCTACAGTAATGAGGGTGAAGATGCCGAATTGGAGATGAGTCTCACACAAATGGATAATGAAGCTACGAAGAGGGGAATCATCATCCAAGGCATCCAGATAAGGCCGAAAAAGTAG